The following is a genomic window from Candidatus Omnitrophota bacterium.
AATAATTTCCATTGGACTTCTTTAAACCGCGCCGCAACTGCTCGAGTTGGCCGGTGGAAGTTCCCATGAAACTTGTTATCACAAAATTCGGATGGTTGGTGAACCGCAGAAGTAATTCCGCCAGCATCTTTTCTTTGCACATCTTGCCGAATTTTTCGAGCGTTACCATATTAGTATTAGTCCTTCCTGAATTGCGCGATATCGAGTTTTATCCCGGGGCCCATCGTCGTTGAGATAAACAATGTCTTGACATGCCCTGCGGTAGGACTCCCGCCCTGAGGCGTCGTAGTCATTATCGCGTCTATCAAAGCCACAGCATTTTCGTATAATGCGCTTTCGGTAAACGAAAGTTTGCCAAGCGGGGCATGTATTCCCGCCTGCTTATCCATCTTAAATTCTATCTTCCCGGCTTTTACTTCCTTGATTGCCCTGGCTGTATCGTTAGTCACCGTGCCGGATTTCGGATTCGGCATGAGTCCTCTTGGCCCCAAAACCTTACCAAGCTTTGCCAGGTCTCTCATCATGTCAGGCGTTGCTATAGCTACATCGAAATCGGCCCACCCACCCTGCACCTTCGCAATAAGATCTTCAGCCCCGACATAATCGGCGTCGGCCGCCTTCGCTTTCTTCTCTTCCTCACCCTTACAAAAAACCACGACTTTCACCGTCTTACCGGTACCATGAGGCAAGCTTACCGTACCGCGGATCGACGCGCTCTGGCTCTGCTTCGGATCGACATTCAAT
Proteins encoded in this region:
- the rplA gene encoding 50S ribosomal protein L1, whose protein sequence is MATEKLTKRAKAVQPMVDKNKTYGLKEAIAILKKAPKLKFDETVDIAVKLNVDPKQSQSASIRGTVSLPHGTGKTVKVVVFCKGEEEKKAKAADADYVGAEDLIAKVQGGWADFDVAIATPDMMRDLAKLGKVLGPRGLMPNPKSGTVTNDTARAIKEVKAGKIEFKMDKQAGIHAPLGKLSFTESALYENAVALIDAIMTTTPQGGSPTAGHVKTLFISTTMGPGIKLDIAQFRKD